CGCAGGATATTTATCGCTTGAACTTGGAGCGTGGCCAATTTTTACAACCATATGAAACGGATGCTAGTTGTATAAATACATGCGACATTAATCCGGAACATCAATTACTTGTTGTGGGTAGTAAAGAAGGCATTGTTGAAGCATGGGATTCCCGCACTAAAACCTGCGTTGGAAAATTAGATGTGGCAATTAAATTACCCGGAACTAAAAGCTTTCCTTCTATATCtgctataaaaaacaaaaatggctTGCAAATGGGCGTAGGCACTGCTTCGGGACACGTACTGCTGTATGATATACGTTCACGTGAGCCGCTGTTAGTAAAGGATCACTTGAATAAAGTAGCAGTGAAGCGTATAGCTTTTAATCCCAACCACCATACAGTTTATTCAATGGATGATGCCATGCTGAAGTTGTGGGATGAAAACACAGTAAGAAGTAAAATGCTAGTATATAAAGTTAGTTTTGAATTTATATAGTACTTATGGCAACATTTTTTTGCAAAGGGCAAGCAAGTCGCTTATATCGAATCAACTACATCATTTAATGATTTCTGCACCATACCTGAAACCGGTATGTTTTTCCTTGCGCAAGAAGATATAAAAATGTTAACGTACTATGTGCCATCGATGGGTCCGGCGCCGCGCTGGTGTTCGTTCTTGGATAATCTTACCGAAGAAATTGAGTCAGAAGTAGTGGAAAATATGTACGACGATTATCAATTTGTGACGCAAAAGGAATTAGAAGAACTGGGATTGGAGCATTTGATTGGCAGCAATTTATTAAAAGGCTACATGCATGGGTAATTGGAGCTCACATATCCATTTTATCAAACTGCCAGAAATCATAGTCGATTCTAAGTATTCTCGTAATATATAGAAGCGCCTATAATGAATGGAAAACGCGTATAGCTTATTTTCCTAACTGAcgtttgtagaaaaaaaaaattgtcttggCATCAGTTCAAAGTCATGACTGACCTGAAACTGATTTCGATCGGCATACGTCCTCATACAGGGCAATTCCacttatgcatatgtatatttattaaaaaaatttcgtatcaacattttttcttaattcatCTCTTACAGATATTTCGTCGATGTTCGGTTATATAACAAAGCCAAAGCTGTCGCGGATCCATTCGCCTTTGAACGTTTTCGCAAAGAGAAAATACGCAAGGAAATCGAAAGCGAGCGTAAATCGCGACTACAAATTAAAACAAATCTTCCAAAAGTCAACCAAGAGCTCGCACTCAAACTCATGGATGAACAATCAAATATTACAAAAGCATCATCTAAAGGACCAAATCTACTTGCTGACACACGTTTTAAGGCAATGTTTGAAAATCCTGAATTTGCTATTAATAAAGGCGCAGAAGAATACAAATTGCTGGTGCCTGTTTTGAATCGTCTTGATAAATCTAAGTTAAAGGAAGTTAAAAGACATGTGGAAGTGGCACGTGTCAATGAATTGCATGCTGAGGAAGAGAAACCGCATGAGGAAAGTGACAATGATGAAGATCTGTTTGGCTTTGAAAAAAGTGATGATGGTAGTAGTGCGAAATCGGATGGAGAGGAATCAACTGATGACGAAGGAATACGAGATTTTGCAAAAGAAATGAAGAAAGCATACAAGAATGTGAAACGACAACGGGAAGCGGATGAAAATGAAGCCGATAATGATCACAAAGGCGGTGAGGGAGTTAAAATTGAACATGAGCAAAGTACACAAGAAAGCAACAATCAAGGATCTACAAAGTCAATCAATAAACAAAATAATGGTAGTCGTAACATAAAAATGACAGCTTTAGAAGATAACAATTTTAAATTGAGTGAAATGCGTGGTAAAATCatgaaaataagtttaaaagaTCGTGTGAGATTCAATGATGTAGCAAGCGCTAATGTGACTACGATTGGCCGTTCACTGGGTAATAGACAGAtgacatttgatttgaaaaagaagTCTTCAAAAGATGAAAAGAAACGAGAGTATTTAATGAAAAAACATCGCGAGGAGCGCAAAAAAATCATACGCCCCATAAATGCGCTCAGACTGAAgaaagttaattttaaatagaTTTTTTTGTATATGAATTATGTACAAAATTGTTTAGTTTTTTCCTGTAAATAAAAGTATGTAAATTAATTACTTTTCATGTCAAACAAAAAgcttattgaaaattttaaaaggttattttttttaaatactaagCTTGTTCCCAACTAGTTCCGAAGTACTTAGTTGCAACATAAGAGGCTCTAGTCCCAAATTTGACAGGCTTCCACAATAATTATTATGCTACTTGTACTGGAAGAACAATTTTTGCTCGCGTAGTATTTCTATATCTCTACCCGATTATCTCAGCATAGATGTTACGCATGAGATATTTACTGCTTGAAGTAGAGCTCTGCTGAATCTCGCTTATTCCGCTCACACGAATATAGGTGAACTccgtctgttgttgttgttggtgtagcgatagggttgctccccgaaggctttggggagtgttatcgatgtaatggtcctttgccggatacagatccggtacgcgcCGGTAATACAGCAACGATTTATGTGGCTACATTaggccttcaggccatccctccctccccctcacaccaagttccatgaggaacgtggggtcgccagagcctcgtctgctagtgaaacagGATCCGCCGCGGATAGATGAGGCCTGATTCTGATTCTGGCCCCCTAACCCGCCGGGGTGTGAAGCAATCTAGATTGCTTCTAATGTGAACTCCGTCTCGTTTTCCGAAGCTCTCTAGGGCACTGGTATATCTCTATGTCAAATCCCATCTCTATCCCATCCTCCTCTATCCTTATTCCTATTCTTCACGCTAtcatatccttatccttatcttgcTTAGACGCCGATTTCAAAGGTTTGGACTTGTAATAGCAGGTGCTAGTAGCCGTTAGTAACGTATTCATATCCGATAAAACACTCCGTTTCCGGCTAtcccaattttatttttacttcttttCTTAGGTTCGGTGAAGCGTGAAAATTTGACGGATTTAACGCCCGGTTTCCTCTTACACACAACCTTCTATACATACTTTAGCAACTTGCCCATATGTTTACCATAGCTGTTACCCTTATAATGGGTATCTAAAAACGAGGCTTCTTCTTCAACTTGTAcgagctccttttaatttttcctacaaattggtaggacgggacaatttgtgatcggttgcacctattggatggggcgaagcactactacaacaacaacaacagcgggaCCTacgtgagaagcttttcatggcagaaatacactcggagtgtttgccatatCACTGCCGAGGGGTAAACCCACttataacaactttttttttaattttcgatgctGCAGGACTTGAACCCAGTAGCTTGGGggtatccccacttttgtttaatttctacatatcaaagcaaccttcgccaccagaaggagttactatcgtttcctacgccgatgactgcacaataatggccacaggcccaggcccacagatcgatgagctttggaacaaaataaacggctacctccctgatatctccagttttttcgcctcacgaaacctggcattatcaccgactaaatcctccgcgaccttatttagaacgtggacgtcccaaatgtcgacctttttgaacatccacgtcgattgcactacgctaccgactgtcctacaccccaaaatcttggctgTGACGtttgaaaatccagagccgtaataaaatcctcaaatcccttgctggcagtacacatacaaagcaattggccagccgattgcatgctacgcgtcccctatatggtcgccaaagcctaaaaactactcactggaagaagctgcaggcctgccaaaatactgctctcagaaccgccacgggctgtcttcttattcatctacataatgaggcgggaatactccccatcagggagagaaatgagatgctaaccaaacagttcttgttgaatacccagaaacctggacatcccaagagacatctgattgatgagccaacaccgcctaggggcttaaggagtcatcttcgtaagtattatgaggaaatacggcacctgagaaatcagccgtatgaagcaaaaaaacacaagcaggtcctcagtgaactcgacaaacaggtgtcggacctttatgccaggaattgcccggtgaatccagtactcaaagaatagtacccaaaacttgcggatgaggaacgcatactccccagggaaacgcgagtcactctagctcaacttcgatctggatactgtaacaagttaaactcttatctatccagaatcaaccccgacacacaaaatgtatgccatacttgcaatgtgtcccacatgacaccaaccatctctttaattgtaatgtggaaccaacgcctctaacacccctctcattatggtctacccctgttgaaactacaagtttccttggactcccgttagaggacaatgatgacaatttgtgattggtcgcacctattggatggggcgaagcactgctacaacaacaacaataacccaGTAGCTTCGGTGtgatgggcggagcacgctaccaccacccaCGGCACCTTCGTGGagttaatattttattttgaaggaTTTGAGGAACATTCTTTAGGACTTGTAGCGATATCGCATATCCCTTGCTTTATGAACCTTAAAGTTTCAATATTCCTACTGGGTCACGAGTTACTCATAAAACAGCTGAGATCTTATCAACAGCTGTCGTGCTGATCAACATCTCTTGTGTTGATAAGTTGGAAACCACTTTGCGTTTAACGATTGTTAAAATAAAGCCCGTTAAAAATACCCGTTAACCGTTACGTCCTTGACCTATCGTTTTTTAGAGACGTTATCGctcatttttgttttaaatctgACTGTGTTTTACATAATAATAGAATGAATAATAATGAGCAAACAATTAAACTTGTCGGGTTGCCCAGAAGTGTATgttgaaataaattaaatataactcagtataacagttataatttatttacagttATCTATTCGAAGACTTTCGGCCATATTGAATC
The DNA window shown above is from Eurosta solidaginis isolate ZX-2024a chromosome 2, ASM4086904v1, whole genome shotgun sequence and carries:
- the l(2)34Fd gene encoding nucleolar protein 10 — encoded protein: MFVNEVNDIKIYNLSAGKSVPEWLTDRRKRSQLMKKVDSRRQIELIQDFDMPGVCTTIRMSPDQQYILATGTYKPRVKCYEVSNLSIKFERCFDSEVTTFEPISDDYSKLIFLQCDRFVEIHCASGRHYRLRIPRFGRDMKYHKPSCDLFIVGTTRDIYRLNLERGQFLQPYETDASCINTCDINPEHQLLVVGSKEGIVEAWDSRTKTCVGKLDVAIKLPGTKSFPSISAIKNKNGLQMGVGTASGHVLLYDIRSREPLLVKDHLNKVAVKRIAFNPNHHTVYSMDDAMLKLWDENTGKQVAYIESTTSFNDFCTIPETGMFFLAQEDIKMLTYYVPSMGPAPRWCSFLDNLTEEIESEVVENMYDDYQFVTQKELEELGLEHLIGSNLLKGYMHGYFVDVRLYNKAKAVADPFAFERFRKEKIRKEIESERKSRLQIKTNLPKVNQELALKLMDEQSNITKASSKGPNLLADTRFKAMFENPEFAINKGAEEYKLLVPVLNRLDKSKLKEVKRHVEVARVNELHAEEEKPHEESDNDEDLFGFEKSDDGSSAKSDGEESTDDEGIRDFAKEMKKAYKNVKRQREADENEADNDHKGGEGVKIEHEQSTQESNNQGSTKSINKQNNGSRNIKMTALEDNNFKLSEMRGKIMKISLKDRVRFNDVASANVTTIGRSLGNRQMTFDLKKKSSKDEKKREYLMKKHREERKKIIRPINALRLKKVNFK